Below is a genomic region from Ammonifex degensii KC4.
GGCCTTCATCTCTTCCGGACTCTTAGCCCCGGGTAACATGACCTCCGGCGGCGCAGACTGGGCCACGATGTCGGCTATAATCCCGGCGAAGCGCTCTTTCTCGTTCTTCACCTTCTCCACGAGATTGTAAAGCACCTCTTCCCAGCCGGTCTGATCCAGTTCCAGAGTAAACTTGGTGGGAGTTACATGAAAGTATTTACTGGGAATGGCCTCCAGGAAAAAGCGCAAAAGCTCCCTGAACTCTGAGGGCATCTGCTGGTCCCGGTAGTCGCTCATGGTCTTCCACAGGTTGCCTATTTCCGGACCCTGGAGGTAAAGATACCGGGGCAGCTGCTGAATGTCTCCGGGAGGGAGAGCATCCGGCGGAAGCATATGCTGCACGAGCTCCAAAAAGCTCTTGTCCAGGATCAGCTTGTCCCCGTCGAAGTAAATGCGCACCGGGTAGGTTTTGCCCTGGAGGTTGACCTGCATTTCCACGGACATCTTTTTCTCCGGGGTGTTGAGCTTGCTATCGAGGTCGATGATCGCTCCTTGCAGGTTCATCCCCAGTTCCTGCGCCAGACTGCCCGAGAACCGGGTGATCTTGAGCTGTCCCTTGCCGAAAGACTTGTCGTAGAACTCGCCGCTGTAAATGCCGGAAAAGTCCCCTATCTGATCGAGCAGCATCTCTTGCGGCGATCGGGTCTGAGCCGCAGCACCGAGGGCCAGACTGAGGCACAGCCACACGGACAGAGTAATCACCAGGAAAGATTTCCTTCGCATTAACATCCCCCCTCGTAGCTAACTAATCTTAGTCCAAACCTCCGGCATTTTCCCCGGGAGCTCCTGGCGGAAGAACCCTTTTCGCCGCAGGCCGCAACGGGCCCCCAGGCAAAAAGCACGGGGGACAAGTATCCTCTTTACAGTCCCACCAACTGGCGCATCTCGTCATAACCTTTCTGTTCCAGCTCGGCCGCGCTCGCGAACTGGGGCCAATCCTGTTTGTTGAAAGGCAAGTAATTTCCCAGCGGGTCCTGATAGAAAAACTTCACTGTGCCGGGCAAGAGCTCGCCCCGGTCGTTGAGCTCCGCCGTTATCTTGAGAAAGAGGTTGGCCTCATCCGGCTGCTCCATCTCCCTGCGGATCTCCTGGTCCCAAAAGGCGATCTTCTCCTCCACCTGCCGAATCTGCTCCGGGGTAAGCTTACTCCGGTTTTCCTCCAGGAATTTGATCCGCCCCTTCTGCACCGGCCACTCCGAGGGGGACGCCACCCCTATCCGGTGACGCACCTGGGTGGCAAAGATGGCCTCCGCCCGTTTCCCCTCGCGGGCAAAGGATAAGCAGTTGGTCGCTATGCTCAGGATCTGATAGTGTCGGTACATTTCTTTCAGGAGGTTCACCACCTGCCCCTGGAGCTCGGCAAGCACCCGGTCTTCCTCTAGCTGGGCAACGCACCAGTGCTGGTCGCAGGGCACCACCGTCACCCAGATTACCTTGGAGCCGGCTGGTCCCGTGGAAGTCATGAGGTCGAATTTGACCTCGTAGAGCCACTTCCCGCCGGGCAGGGATACTTCCTTGATCACCTCGTACCTTTCCACCCAGGGGCTGGAAGTGCCGGTCTCCCAGCCCAAGCTGGCGAACTCGGCGTATTTCTGCTGCTTGAGCTCGGGCGAGAAGAGGGCATACTGCAGCGCCCACCGCTTCTTCACGCTCATTCACCTCCCTTGCTCGCTAAAGATAACCTTAAGCAACAATTCGTCTCCGGGGATGACAAATCCTGCCGCCGGAAAGCCGAATGTAAAAAAATTATCGCCGGCGAGGACTTGACCTCTTACTTCCGGGGAAAAGGTAGGCGAAAGCCTGATTTTGCAAGGAGCAGCAGGAAAAAGTAAGGGTAACCGTCGAATATGATTTAGTACACTCACGGGTGCGGGAGGTGAAGGCCGATGATCCCGGTCAAGGTGAAGGAAATAGCCTTCGATATCGCCATGAATCCCGTACTGCTGCTGACCGACGAAGCGGGGAAGAGGCTTCTGCCCATATGGATCGGCCCTTTTGAGGCCCATTCCATCGCCCTGGCCTTAGAAGGAGTCAGCATTGGCCGGCCTCTCACTCACGACCTACTGAAGTCCGTCTGCGAACAGCTAGGGGCAGAAGTCAAGAGCGTGGTGATAACCGATGTGCGCGACGGAACCTACTACGCCGAACTCCACCTCAAGATAAACGACCGGGAAGCGATAATCGACGCGCGCCCCAGTGACGCCGTAGCCCTGGCCCTTCGCACGGTCTCCCCCATATACATCACGGAAAAGGTAGCCGATTACGCCTTAACCCCGGAGGAACTCTACAGCCCCGAAACAGAAGAAGCCCGGATACTCCGCCTTCCCGAAGAAAAGAAGCTCCACTAAAGAGTTTGAAAGGCGGCCCCAAAAAGGCCGCCCTAATCTTTGCTTAGTGCAAACGCAGCAGGAAGATGAGAATTACGCCGGCTCCTAAAAGGAATCTATACCAG
It encodes:
- a CDS encoding bifunctional nuclease family protein — protein: MIPVKVKEIAFDIAMNPVLLLTDEAGKRLLPIWIGPFEAHSIALALEGVSIGRPLTHDLLKSVCEQLGAEVKSVVITDVRDGTYYAELHLKINDREAIIDARPSDAVALALRTVSPIYITEKVADYALTPEELYSPETEEARILRLPEEKKLH